One Euwallacea fornicatus isolate EFF26 chromosome 14, ASM4011564v1, whole genome shotgun sequence genomic region harbors:
- the LOC136343243 gene encoding uncharacterized protein: MNKGNKKKRVAFPLEYLKNSMEFWKQVIFSDGSKYNLFGNNSPRRSVENQRKGWKIGLRCMAGRGIDNIHPFVEENLFKLIYKDILGANLKTTTEKFESGNQFYF, from the exons ATGAATAAAGGGAATAAGAAGAAACGTGTTGCATTCCCGCTTGAATACTTAAAGAATTCGATGGAGTTCTGGAAGCAAGTCATTTTCTCTGATGGAAGCAAATATAACCTATTTGGAAATAATAGCCCGAGACGGTCTGTAGAAAATCAGAGGAAAGGATGGAAAATCG GTCTGAGGTGCATGGCTGGTAGGGGTATAGACAATATACATCCGtttgttgaagaaaatttgtttaaattaatttataaagatATCCTAggtgcaaatttaaaaactactactgagaaatttgaatcgggaaatcaattttacttttaa